The Brassica napus cultivar Da-Ae chromosome C7, Da-Ae, whole genome shotgun sequence genomic interval GTGGTTGTGTACAGATAAGGCAATAAGCTCAACATACAAACAAGAACACACACTAAGCTACGAAAACAAGAACGGAAGAACAATTACAGACAACAAGTAAAGGTGACTGCTTTACCTTAATGAACAAGAAGCTCAATATACAGACAAAAACACACTCTAAGCTACAAAAACAGAAAAGCACCGGTGGTTGTGTACAGACATAAGGGTTTACCTTGTTGACAATAGGAGATAAGATAATGATGGAATGAGTTGGCCGAGTCAGACTTGTGTCGAAGGGGACGAATGAGCAAGTTAATGAGACCAAGCAAGACATCTTCATCGAGCAGATGGAGAATGAGTGAGACAGTAATTGATCGGATAAGGCTCCCTCGGAGACTCTCGATTCACCCACGTCACGTGTTAAGTTTTTGCTTCTGCAAAAGTACAAAATtcaattccatttttttttctctttttttcacACAAAATTCAATTCCAATATTTGCACCAAAACGCTATACGATGATCATTAGCTAAGCTCtctattaagaaaaaataggaACCTTTGTTAACGTCAAATCAATAAAACCCAATTTTGAAAGGCTTTTGTTTTTCAGGAGATAATTAACCAGATGACAAAATTAATTGGATTACCAAAGATTCGTGACTTACAGATTCAAAGGTTATCTTGTAAAGAGATTTAGAGATCTCCAATGATGATTGTGTGGTTTACGAATCGCTACAGAAGTAGTTGGAGAAGGTGAGGGAGGTGATCGCAGACCTGAGGTAGAGATGACGGAGAAAGTGCAGGCAGAGGTGGACGTGACGAAGAGGACATCAATTTAGGGTTATCTAGGTGAATCAGAATATGATTGAGATGAAGCATCTGTTTTCTCCCATATTGAGAAAAAGAGAggttctattaaaaaaaatatattagacaAGGTGTTTTGGGTACATTTGCTTGATATATGTATTCTTctagtaattacaaaattataagaGTTAGTCTAGTAATAACATGAATGATTAGAGTCATTACAAGtcatttctctatattttattgtaaataatattttgacatATAAACATGTATACTAaacattttaaatgtaaaacaaaacgcaaacaaacaataataataataataataataataacaataataataataataataataataataataataattccaTTTTTGCTGTGAAAATGATGGttctataaaaacaaaatattttgtttttttatcacgTAAATAAAGAGTTTAACgggtaaaaatataaattattatgtttGGACTATAAAGTACTCCCAAGTATAAATACGGGATGGGAGCGGCTAGGGTTTTAGGCGACGAGCGAGGCGACTTTCAGATCTAGGAGACTCCGAAGATAAACGACGAATCTCTTCCGTGTGCTCTTGAGTCCTAGGCCTACTATACAAGGAGACTCTGTTTCCCTTGGCTAGTGCTGTTTCTTTGAGCCCCGAAAGAGTCCGTGTCCTTACGTGCTGATCACGTTTTACAATATTGCTTGAAGTTACGATCATAATTTCTAGCCTTTGCTAAGATCCGTACTCTCTTAGTCTTTTGGATTACTCCCCTTTAGGTAAACCAAAGAGATCTCTAGACTTTGCTAAGTTTTGTTGACTGACCATGTCGAACCAAAGAGATCTGGTCGTGACACATGGAAACCATAGACCCGGCTCCAGCGCATCCCATGCCATGCGCCGTCTCGATATTGAAGatgatgaaatcataaaacttCCTGAGTGTGAACTAGAGGCGGCGGCGGAGCGGTTTAAGCTGACCCTTATCGGACGTGTATTCCAACTGAAGAGTAGGAGCATTGATGCTTTGATCAATCTGCTCCCAAAGCCACGAATCTGGAACGTGGAAGGCAGAGTCCGAGGAACTAATCTCGGGAATGGACGCTTCCAATTCGACTTTGAGAACGAACATGACCTCCAGTCGGTTTTAAACAAGAGGCCATGCCATTTTAATCAATGGAGCTTTGCATTAGAGCGATGGGAACCCTTTACATGGGAGGACTTCCCTAACTCAATCCCTTTTTGGATTAGTGTTACGGGTGTTCCAGTCCACTTCTGGAATGATGGTACTTTCTCAGAGATTGCCAAGGCCCTGGGAAAAAAGCTAACGTTGGATTCAAAACGAGCAAAAATCCAAGTTTCCATTAACGTGGATAACCCCTTAGAATTTGAAAGGAGAGTTGGTTTTCCCAATGGTGATATAGGGAGGGTAACGTTTGTGTATGACGGTCTCCATCGATATTGCTTAAACTGTAAACATATCTCTCATGATGAGAACTCGTGTCCGTTACTGACGGAGAAAGAACGTGAACACAGGAGACTTCAACGTCTCGATCAGAATATCAACAGTGAAAAGAATCTTCAGCTCGAGCCTCCGAGGGGAGCCAATGAGAACAGAACTAAGCGGCCGAGATCGCCCCCAATGATCGCAACGTACGATCAAACCTGCCACTGAGATTTAGAATGGAAGAAGGGAGAGAGGAAAAGAGACAACGTCATGCCCACCATGGTCTGAAAGATCACCCTAACTCGTATTATGGAGTCTCGAAAAAGAGTTCTGATCATCGTTACCCCCGTGAATCGGGTAGAGATGCTGGCCGACGTATGAATGTCTGGAATAGGATCGAACATCCTCAAGAACCCCGGGATTCTGGCTCAATGCCACGACATAACTCCTCTTTGAACCATAATGCCAGAGTGCGTAACGGATCAAGGGACCATAGGAATCATACGAGCTCGTACCAAAGAGAATGGAGACCCCGCACCCACTTAGCAACACACCACAATGGGGAACACCGAAACTCCGCTATAAAAGCTTCTGGTGAAAGTGGTCTCTCTGGCTCCCTCTTGGATTCTCAGAGAACCATCTCGGAGGACCTAAATGGTCTCGAAGCTGGTGAAATTCCTAGACAGGAAGATGCAGAACAGATGGAACGCCGACGTCTCAAAGGAAAAGGTATAGCCACGGCGACCCCTacttcaaaagaaaaagatcgTCAAGCCCGGAATTCTTTCATCACTCTAGCTCCTCTCTCCATTCGTGAAACCGATAAGCGCATCCAGTCAACCGTGGCAAGGTATGTCGCACCAAAACCTAGGAAATCTCCTCCCCGCGTGGAAGCGAATAAAGACCTAAATGATATGGAGATAGACAAGGTTGATGAGGCGGCTCAGGAGGCAATGGTATTGACTGAAGATGACTTGGAAAATCTAGAGAAGTCTGTAAAGGAATTTGAAGGTCTGGaagtggatgatgaaatgattGATAAAGATGATCTGCTTGGAGAAACACCGGACATGGATGCAGAACAGATAGATGCTCTAACTCAACTATCTCCAGTACATGCTGAGGATCAAGAGGAGCCGCAAGACGGCAGGAACAAATCTACGGATAGGAAGAGGAGTAATGTTACAACAAGCCGCAAGGATAAAACGGCAGCTCGAAACTTTGATACGGAAATCACGGTGCCTGCTCAAGACCCAAAACCCAAAGGCGTGCTAAAGAGGAGGGTCCCCAAGAGCCCAGACGCAAAAGGTTCTAAGGCCTCAAAGAAACTAAATGCGGCTCGAGGCCGAAGCTCTCCAAAAGGGAAACCAGGACCTAAGCAGGTAAACCCTTAGCCCAGTCCTCTCGTGCAATCCCTCGTCATGAGGTGTTCCCCTCTGTTTCAAGCAAGAATTCTCTGTCTCTCTCAGGTTCGGTGGTGTCCCAGAAACCACCCAATAAGAGAATATGAGTGCAATCGCGTGGAATTGTCAGGGCGCTGGCGCGTACCTGACCAAGCAGCACCTGCGCGAGCTGCACCGCTGTTTTAcgccttcttttctttttctttcagaaacaaaaaataatttttattttttgcaagACTTTCAGTTTGAATTTGGTTATAATAAATTGTTCACCGTGGAGCCGGAAGGCAGAAGTGGTGGACTAGctcttttttatttagattCTTTCGAAGTAGAGATAATTTTTTCCAATAATCGTATGATTGATATTGTGGCTACCATAGAAGGGCACAAGGTGTTCATAACATTCGTCTATGGTGATCCGGTTGTTGAATACCGAGAACATGTTTGGGATAGGCTTACCGGGATGAGTCTTACTAGAAATGGTCCGTGGTTGATGTTTGGCGATTTTAATGATATAACAGGTCACCATGAGAAAAAAGGTGGGA includes:
- the LOC106432985 gene encoding uncharacterized protein LOC106432985; amino-acid sequence: MSNQRDLVVTHGNHRPGSSASHAMRRLDIEDDEIIKLPECELEAAAERFKLTLIGRVFQLKSRSIDALINLLPKPRIWNVEGRVRGTNLGNGRFQFDFENEHDLQSVLNKRPCHFNQWSFALERWEPFTWEDFPNSIPFWISVTGVPVHFWNDGTFSEIAKALGKKLTLDSKRAKIQVSINVDNPLEFERRVGFPNGDIGRVTFVYDGLHRYCLNCKHISHDENSCPLLTEKEREHRRLQRLDQNINSEKNLQLEPPRGANENRTKRPRSPPMIATYDQTCH